The sequence CGCAGCTGTTCCTGAATCCCGAGCCGGACCAGCTCTGGTCGATCGTCGCCGACGGCCGGCGCCTGTGGGAGCGGCGGGCCGGTGACGCCGACTTCGCGCAGATCAGGGTCGGCCGCGGGCCGGTGCAGCTGTCCACCCCGCTGGTCGCACCGCAGACCGCGCCGATGGACGAGCTGGAGCCGCTCTCGGCGGCCGCGATGCGGACCTTCCTGAACGCCCACGGCACCCTGCAGGACCTGCCGCTGGCGATCTCGCTGCGCGCCTTCTACCACATCACGGTCTGCGGCGACCCGGACACCGTGTACGGGAACGTCCGGGCGATGATCGCCCAGCTGACCACCCTGCACTCGCCGGACGACCTGCTGATCACGGTCGCCGCGGCGCCCGGCGCGGTGGACGAGTGGGAGTGGACCAAGTGGCTCCCGCACAACCAGCACCGCAAGGAGAACGACGGCGCCGGCTCCCGCCGGCTGATCGCCACCGGGCTCGGCGACCTGGAGCTGCTGCTCCAGGACGAGCTGGCCGGCCGGCAGCGGTTCGTCCGGGACGCCGCCCCGGCCGCCGACCAGCCGCACATCGTGGTCGTCATGGACGGTGCCTCGGTGCCGCACGACTCGCTGCTGGCGGGCGCCGAGGGCGTGCACGGGGTGACCATCGTCGAGGTGGTCCCGGGTGACCTGGACGAGCCGAGCGGGCACCTGATCGTCACCGTCTCGCCGGACGCGCTGGTGCTGCGCTCCGCCTCGGGTGCCACGTACACCGGCAAGCCGGACAGCCTCGGCGCCTGGCAGTCCGAGGCGCTGGCCCGGCAGCTGGCGCCGTACCGGGCCTCGGCCGGCGGCGACGACGAGCCGCTGCTGTCCAACCTGGACTTCACCGATCTGATGAACTCCGGCGACCCGGGCTCCTTCGACGTGACCCGCAGCTGGCGGCAGCGGGCGCAGCACGAGCGGCTGCGGGTGCCGATCGGCGTCGGGGCCGGCGGCGAGCACGTGTACCTGGACCTCAAGGAGGCCGCGCTGGAGGGCATGGGCCCGCACGGCCTCTGCGTCGGCGCGACCGGCTCCGGCAAGTCCGAGCTGCTGCGCACCCTGGTCCTGGCGCTGGCGATGACGCACTCCTCGGAGACGCTGAACTTCGTGCTCGCCGACTTCAAGGGCGGCGCCACCTTCGCGGGCATGGCGGACATGCCGCACACCTCGGCGGTGATCACCAACCTGGAGGGCCAGCTCACCCTGGTCGACCGGATGCGGGACGCCATCGAGGGCGAGCTCAACCGGCGCCAGGAGCTGCTGCACCGGGCGGGCAACTACGCGAACATCCACGAGTACGAGCGGGCCCGGGCGGCCGGCGCGGCGCTGGACCCGCTGCCCTCGCTGGTGCTGATCATCGACGAGTTCTCCGAACTCCTCACCGCCAAGCCCGACTTCATCGACATGTTCATCCAGATCGGCCGGATCGGCCGGTCCCTCGGGGTGCATCTGCTGCTGGCCTCGCAGCGTCTCGAGGAGGGCAAGCTGCGCGGCCTGGACACCTATCTCTCCTACCGGATCGGTCTGCGCACCTTCTCGGCGGCCGAGTCGCGGGCGGCGATCGGTGTCCCGGACGCCTACCACCTGCCGCCGGTACCGGGTGTCGGCTACCTGAAGTTCGGCACCGACGTGATGGAACGGTTCAAGGCCGCCTACGTCTCCGGCGCCTACCGGGCACCGGGGCAGCAGCGGTCGACCGGCGGCCGGCTGGTGTCCGCGCGGCCGGTGCGGTTCACCGCGGCCGAGGTGCCGGTGACCGAGCCGCTGGTGCAGGAGGAGGTCGAGCCGCTGGTCGAGGAGCAGGACGACGCCCTGGCGGACACCGTGCTGGACGTGTTCGTGCAGCGGATGGCGGGCCAGGGCCCGGCCGCGCACCAGGTGTGGCAGCCGCCGCTGGACGCGCCGCCGAGCGTGGACCAGCTGCTGCCGCCGCTGCAGGCGACCGCCGAGCGCGGGCTGACCGCACCGCAGTCGGGCACGCTGGGCCGGCTGCGGGTGCCGGTCGGGATCGTCGACAAGCCGCGCGACCAGAAGCGCGACATCCTCGACCAGGACTACGCGGGCGCGGCCGGCCACGGACTGGTGGTCGGCGGCCCGCGCTCCGGCAAGTCGACCATGATCCGCACCACGGTGGCCTCGTTCGCGCTCACCCACACGCCGTTGGAGGTGCAGTTCTACCTGCTGGACTTCGGCGGTGGCGGCTTCCAGTCGCTCCAGGACCTGCCGCACGTCGGCGGGGTGGCCGGGCGGCTGGACGCGGAGAAGGTCCGCCGCACGGTCTCCGAGGTGCACGGAGTGCTCAACCGGCGCGAGGAGCTCTTCCGCAGCACCGGGATCGACTCCATCGGCACCTACCGGGCCCGCCGGGCCGCCGGCGCGCTGCCCGACGAGCGGTTCGGCGACGTCTTCCTGGTGGTCGACGGCTGGAACACCTTCAAGCAGGAGTTCGAGGCGCTGGAGCCGGTCATCGGCGACATCGCCCAGCGGGGCCTCGGCTACGGCGTCCACCTGATCGTCACCGCGACCCGGTACGCCGAGGTCCGCCCGGCACTCAAGGACCTGCTGCAGAACCGGAGCGAGCTGAAGCTCGGCGACGCGATGGAGTCCGAGGTGGACCGCCGGGTGGCCCAGGCCGTACCGGCCGTACCGGGCCGGGGCGTCACCGCGGACCGGCTGCACTTCCTCACCGGTCTGCCCCGGCTGGACGGCTCCGGTTCGGTGGAGGACCTGCAGGACGGTGTGGCCGGGCTGGTCCGGGCGGTCGCCGGGGCCTGGACCGGTCCGCGCGCGCCGCAGGTGCGGATGCTGCCGACGGTGCTGGACGGGCAGTCGCTGCCGAAGGGCTTCGAGCACCCGGAGCGGGGTGTCGCCTTCGGCGTCGACGAGGCGGAACTGGCACCGGCCTTCGTCAACTTCGAGACCGACCCGCTGTTCATCGTGTTCGGCGACACCGAGTCCGGGAAGTCCGCGCTGCTGCGGATGCTGGTCAAGCAGATCACCGAGCGGTACACCCCGGACCAGGCGGGGATCGTGGTCGGCGACTACCGGCGCGCGCTGCTCGGCGTGGTCCCGCCGGAGTACCTGGTCGAGTACGCCGCCGCGCAGCCGGCCATGAGTTCCGTGGTGGAGATGCTGCGCGGGGCCTGCGCGCGCCGACTGCCCGGTCCCGACGTGACCGCGGAGCAGCTGCGCAACCGCAGCTGGTACAGCGGCAAGGACATGTTCGTGGTGGTGGACGACTACGAGCTGGTGGCGACCTCCTCGGGCAATCCGCTGGCCGCGCTGGCCGAGTTCCTGCCGTTCGCGCGCGACATCGGGCTGCGGGTGGTCGTCGCGCGCAGCGCCGGCGGTGCCGGGCGCTCGCTGTACGAGCCGTTCATGCAGCGGATGCGGGAGCTGGGCGGGCAGGGCGTGCTGCTGTCCGGCAACCGGGACGAGGGCCCACTGCTGGGCAACGTCAAGCCGCAGGCGCTGCCACCGGGCCGGGGCGTGTTCGTCTCGCGCCGGGTGACCAGCGGGCAGATGGTGCAGACGGGCTGGCTGCCGGCGCCGTAGCGGCGGGGCACGGTGGTCACGGAGCGTGTCGGAAGGGGTCGGATCCTCGGGGGTCCGACCCCTTCCGACGTCCAGGTTCCGAAACGTTACCTAGATCTTTCCGCCGGAGGCCTGCGGTTCCCGTACCCGGCCGGCGGTGGGCCCGGCGACCCGGCGGCTTCCGGTCGACCTGCCTCCGCATCTGGTCAAGACCTTTGATTGGGGCGCGCAACACCACGTTCACCTTGGATTCAAGTGTGTTGTGGCGAAAGTAACAAGTCGGACATGCATAGTGATGACGATAAGTGATCATCAGATCGCATGTTTATGCGCACAGTGACAACGGATTCCGAAGCGATTCCGGCATTGACGCGATCGATACGGCCAAGGTTCCATGGCGGCCCGGGAGCGACAGGACCAGAACCGAGCAGACCAGCCAGCGGAGGCGATACCGCTCCCTCCCCAGGACCGCACAGAGCCGATCGGATGCCCCGATGACCGACACGCTTCGCCCACCGACCGCCGCGGCCACCGCCCCGGCCGGCACGGGCACCCCCGCCGCCCCGCAGACGCTCAAGCGTTCGATCGGCGTCGTGGGCGGCACACTGCTCACGCTGTCCTGCGTCACCCCGGCCTCCACCCTCTTCGTGATCGTCCCGGAGCTGTTCTCCAGCATCGGCAGCGCCACCGCGCTGGCCATCGCGATCGGCTCGGTGCTCTGCATCGCGGTCGCCTTCTGCTACTCCGAGCTCGGCACCCTGATCCCCAGCGCCGGCGGCGAGTACGCCATGGTCGGCACCCTGGCCGGACGGCTGGCCGGCTGGCTGGTGTTCGTGCTCTCGCTGATCGTGGTGATGATCGTCCCCTCGGTCATCGCCCTCGGCACCGCCGACTACCTGGCACCCGTCCTGCACGTCGACAAGCCGCTGGCCGGCGCCGCGGTGATGCTCGCCGCCACCCTGGCCGGCCTGCTGGACCTGCGCGCCAACGCCTGGATCACCGGCGTCTTCCTGGTGCTGGAGGTCATCGCGGCCGGCGTCGTCTCCGTGCTCGGCTTCGCCCACGCCAACAGCGGCGCCCCCAGCATGCTGCACGGCGTGGTCACCGGCGAGGACGGCGTCACCACCACGGTGAGCATCGGCGCGATCATCGGCGCCCTCGGCATCGCGCTCTTCATCACCCAGGGCTTCTCCACCGCCGTCTACCTCTCCGAGGAGCTGGAGAACCCGCGCCGCAACGTCTCCCGCACCGTGCTGTGGACGCTGGCGATCTCCGCCGCCGTCATCCTGGTCCCGGTCGCCGCCATCACCATGGGCGCCCCCGACCTCGCCACCCTGAGCTCCGGCGACATCTCCGGCATGGTCACCGCCTGGAGCAACTCGGCCGTCGGCACCTTCATCAGCCTCTGCGTCGCGCTGGCCATCATCAACGCCGGCATCGTCATGGTCATCCAGAACTCCCGGGTGCTGTTCGCCTCGGCCCGCGACAAGGCGTGGCCCGGCCCGGTCAACAAGGCCTTCGGCACCCTGGGCCGGTTCGGCTCCCCGTGGGTCGCCACCCTGGCCGTCGGCCTCCCGGGCGCCGCGCTCTGCTTCGTCAAGGGCGAGCTGCTGAGCGAGATCACCGGCGTCGCCGTCACCGGGATGTACCTGCTGGTCGCGATCGCCGCCCTGCTCTCCCGCCGCAACCAGCACAAGCACGCCGCCGCCTGGCGGATGCCGCTGTGGCCGGCCGTCCCGGTGGCGCTGATCGCGGTGCTGGTCTACGTGATCACCCAGCTGGACACCGTGCCGCTGCTGTGGACCGGCGGCATCACCGCCGTCGCCACCCTCTACTGGCTGCTCTACCTGCGCCCGCGGCAGGACACCCGCTGGGTGATCACCGTCCCCGAGGACCAGCAGGCCTGACCCACCGGACCCCCACCCCTCCCCCACACGGCAGTGCCCCGGGCTCCCCCTGGCCCGGGGCACTGCCGCGTCCGCTCGCCGCCCGGCGGTCCGGGCACGGGTCAGGGGCGCCGGCGGTGGTCGCGCAGCACGATGCCGCCGCCGATCAGCAGGGCGACCAGCAGCGCCCCCGCACCCAGGACATAGGTCGCGGTCCGGCCGTCGCGGTCGGCCTGGGTCTCGCCGAGGCCGAGCGGGCGGGGCACGATCGGGGCCGATGCCAGCTGCACCGGCGGGTCCTCGGCCGGCTTGTCCGGCGGCGCCGCGGGCGCGGTGGTGACGGCCTTCACCGGGTCGACCACGCCCCAGCCGATGTACTCGTTCGCCTTGTGGTCGGTGCGCTGCGCGGTCTGCTCGATCCAGGCGCGCACCTGGCTCGGCCGCCAGTCCTTGTGCGCGCCGACCAGCAGCGCCGCCAGCCCGGCCACGTACGGCGCGGCGAAGCTGGTGCCGTTGTCCACGCACTGCCCGCCGCGCGGGACGGTGGAGAGCATGTCGACGCCCGGGGCCGCGACGTCCACGAAATCGCCGTACTGGGAGAAGTAGGTGCGCTCGTTGTTGCGGTCGGAGGCGCCGACGGCGAGCACCGTGCGGAAGGCCGCCGGGAAGGTGTCGCCCTTCTTGCCGTCGTTGCCGGAGGAGGCGACCACCACCACGCCCCGGTTCTCCGCGTTGTCGACCGCCGCCTTCAGCTCCTCGTAGCCGACGAAGCGGGTGTCGGCCGCGCCGCGCACGTCCTGCGAGATGTTGATGACCTTGGCCCCCTGGGCGACGGCCGAGTTGACGGCGTCCACCAGCGAGTGCACGTCGCCGTTGCCCTCGGCGTCGTTCTGCCGGATGGACAGCACGGTGGCGCCCGGGGCGATGCCGACGAAACCGGTCCGGTCGCTGCGGGAGGCCGCGATGATGCCGGCCACCTTGGTGCCGTGGCCGACCAGGTCGTCCTTGCCACCACCCTCGACCCGCTTGCCCTCCTTGTCCTTCAGCAGCGAACCGCCGTCGAGGACCTTGTCGGCCAGCTGCGGGTTCTGGTCGTCCACCCCGGTGTCGATGACCGCGACCAGGACGCCCGCGCCGGTGGTCGCGCCGCCCTGCCAGAGCTCGTCCAGCACCATCCGCTGGAGCGACCACGGCACGGCCTGCACGTTCTGGGCGTTCTTGCCGCACTCCCCCGACGCCGAGACGCCCGGCCCCTCGGCCGCCGCCGGCACCGCCAGCGGGCCGCCGAGCAGTGCGAGCGCGGCCGCCGCCGCGGCCGCCGTCCGGTACCTGGCCACCGGCACCCTGCCACCCCTCATCTCGTCCACCTGGTCGTGCGGTCGTGCCAAAGGCGGGTGCCCGCGCGGGGCACCCGCCCTTCGGCGCGTGAAACGGGGCCGTGGACCGTCAGCCGGTCCAGAGGGTGGCGTTGCGGTTCTCGGTGTTCTGGTAGCTCTGGGCCGCGCTGTCCAGGGACTTGGCGATCTTCTCCAGGACCTCCTGGAGGTGCTCGGCGCGCTGGTCCCACTTGGTCTGGTGGGCCCGGTAGCCCTGCTGGGCGGCGCCCTCCCAGCTGCCGGAGATCTTGGTGACCCCGGCCTTCAGCTCCTCGAGCTGGGCCTTGATGGTCCCCGCGGTCCGACGGACCTCGGAGCTGGCGTTCTTGATGGTCTCGAAGTTGACCAGAATGTGTTCGGCCACGATGTCTCCTAGTCGAGGCTGCGAGGCACCCCGTCAGCCGAGGGGTGCGCCGCCGGGTGAACGGACAGAGCTGAGGATCAGGACGTGGCCGCGGCGCCGAAGACCGCCTGCTGGTCGGCGTCCGCCTGCGAGTACTTCTGGGTCGTGAGCTCGATCGCGTCCTTGATGGCGCGCAGCGACTTGTTCAGCTCCTGGGCGTCCGTGTTGAACTGACCCTGGAGGTTGGTGTACGCCTGCGCGGCCTGGCCCTGCCAACCACCGGTGATCGAACCCACCAGGTTGTTGAGACCGTTGATCTCGGTGTTGATCTGGTTGATGACCTCGTCCATGTGCTTGGCGAAAGCCAGCATCTCCTGAGCGGTCGTCTTGAACTGACCCATGCTCTACCGTCCCCCATGAGACAGACCTTGAGTCCGAAGGGGTCGTTCCCGGCCCCCCGGGCACCACCGGTGTGATGTCCTGCAGCACTGTAGTCGGCACACGCAGCTCGCCCAACACCGGGCGACGGTCGGTTACCAAGCCATGACATCGTGGCCAATTCCTTTGCGGGCAGCGGGGCGAGGCCCGACCGGACCTCGCCCCGGTGCTAGGCGTTCTGCTGCTGGGCCGCGCTCCTGGCGTTGAGCGCGGGACCGACCGGCACCAGGTTCGACCACTGCTGCGGCACCGGCGCCGGCTGCAGCCCCTGGTAGCCCAGCCGGGCCTGGTTGCCGCCCAGCTCCTCGGGCTGCGGCGGGCCGGACGGGGTGGCCGACTGGCCGGACGGCGCCTTCGGCGCACCGGGCTGCGCGGGCGCCGGCCCGGACGGCTGGCCGGGCTGGGCCGGCGGCGCGCTCTGGCCGCCCTTGCCGCCCTCGCTGCTCGCCGGCACCGCGTACCGCAGACCGGTCTCGGTGATCAGGAAGTCCGTGCCGGAGCCGTCCGCGGCGTTGTCCAGCGCGCGGTAGAACAGGCCGTGACCCGGTGTCACGTGCGCGGTCGACGTGCCGTTGCCGTACCGCACCGGGTACTCGGTCCCGGCCCAGACGCTGCGCCGCGGCGTCCGGCCGTCCTCCGCGACCCCGTCGAAGGTGCTGCAGACCACCGCCCGGGCGTCCTTCGGCGCCTGCCAGGAGTTGGCCGGCGCACCCGTCCGGGTGGGCCAGTCCGCGGCGCCCTCGGCCATCAGCGGCACACTGCTGTTGACGGTGGCGTGCTCGGCCGGGGTGAGGTCGTCGATCCGCGGGCTCTTGTTGGCGTCCTGGTTGTACAGCGGCTGCAGCAGCGGGTTCTGCCGGATCAGCTCCGCCTGGAACTGGCTGACCAGCAGCAGCTGGCTCTTCCCCACCACGTAGTGCTTCTCGCCGAACCGCACCAGCCGGCCGATCTTGCGGTCCTCCGGGTTCTGCAGCGGCACCGAGGAGTTGGCCGTCCTGGTGTCCGGGACCAGTCCGTCGATCCGGGGGAAGACGATGTCGCTGCCCGGCGCCAGGGTGTCCAGCCAGTCCTTCTTCACCTTCTGAGGGACGGCCATGGACCCGAAGACGGCCCACATCAGCTGCGAGCGGGTGGTGTCGGAGTCCTCCGGTCCGCCGATCGCGTGCCGGCGGCCCTTGCTGTCCACCAGGAAGACCTTCAGCTTCCCCTGGCCCGCGGCCGGACCGGAGGCGGTCACCTGCGGGTCGTCCGCCTGCTGCACCAGCAGCGCCTGGCCGACGTCCAGCATCCGGTCCTTCGCCCCGAGCACGTCCGCGTCGGCGCCGCCCGCCACGAACACCGCCTGGTCGACCGTGCTCCCCTGGTCGTCGCCCGGCCGGTCGCAGACCGACCACTTCATCGGCCGGCTCGCGTTCTCCTTGCTGGGCAGCTTGTCCGGCGCGTACGGGATGCCGATCGTCGGGCCGTGGTTGGGATAGCGGTCCAGCACGCCGTCGTCGACCACCACCACCTTGCTGTCCACCGGCAGCACCAGCCGCGCCGAGGCCATGTTCAGCACCTGGTGCAGCCGCTTGGTCTTCCCGTCCGGGTCGACCAGCACCACGTAGCGGGTGGTGCTCTGCTTGCCCTGGACGATGTACTTGCCCTCGTCCCAGCCGACCGGCGCGCTCGGCTTGAACACCCCCCACAGACCGAAACCGCCGATCACCAGTGCCCCCACCAGGACGCTCGGCAGGATCGCCTTCACCGGGCGCGGCGCGTCCTCGTCGCTCCCCCCGCCGCCGGGCAGCAGGAAGGCTCCGACCGTGCGCTTGCGGGCGAAGGTGTAGGCGTTCAGCTCGTCCCGGCGCGATGCCATGCTCGTCGTCTCCCCTGTCGGACCCTGCTCCCCGTGGCCTGCCACCCACCGGGCGAGAACGGGCTCGAACCCTCTACGATGCGGCAGCAGACGGTGAGTACGGTACGGGTACGGTTCACGCACCGGCCAGCCGGGCCGCGACAACCGACCAGAGAGGGGCACTCGGGGGATGCCGAACCAGACCGCACCGGGGCGCCGGAGCACATCACGGGCCAGTGGTGCGCGCCGCTCCGCCCGGCGCGACGGGACCGACACCGCGGGCTCCCCCGCCCCGGGCCGTGCCGACGGACCCCGGGGGCCGGTCACGGTCCGCGTCCACCCCCGGCCCGGACTGCTCGGCAGCCGGCTGAGGCTCCAGCAACTCGTGCTGGTCGAGGTCGCGGTGGCCCTGGTCGCGGTCGGCTGGACGATCAGCAGGCCGGTCGCCGCCGGCTTCGGCGCGGTCGCCCTCGCCCTGGTCGCACTGGCACTGGTACCGCTGCGCGGCCGCACCCTGCCCGAAGCGCTGCGGGTGCGCGCCGCGCTCAAGGCCCGCCGCAAGCGGGCCCGCGCCCACCTGCCGCCGCCCGGCACCGACCCGGCGCTCGCGCCCGCCCTGGAACTCGAACCCGCGCTGCGCACCTGCACGCACGCGACCGAGGCCGACCTCGGCGGCCGTCCGGTGCGCCGGGAGACCGGCATGGTCGGCGACGGCACCTTCCTCAGCGCCGTCCTGCTCGTCCAGGCCAAGGACCTGCCGCTGCGTCCGGACCGCACCGCCCGGCCGCTGCCGCTGGACGTGGTCTGCTCGGCGCTGCGGGTCGACGACATCGCCCTGGAGTCGGTCCAGCTCGTCCAGCACACCCAGCCGGCGCCCGCGCCGCACCTGCCCGAGCAGTCGCTGGCCGCCCGCGCCTACCGGGAGCTCGCCGACGGCACCGCCACCCCCGCGCTGCGGCTCACCTGGGTCGCGCTCAAGCTCGACCCGGAGCGGGCCGCCACCGCGGTGCGCGCCCGGGGCGGCGGCGAGGCGGGCGCCCGCAAGGCGCTCCAGCGGGTCACCGACCAGCTGGCCGGGCGGCTGAACAGCGCCGGGTTCGACGTCACCGTGCTCGACGAGCGCGAGCTGATCGCCGCCCTCGCCATCTCCACCTGCGTCAACCCGCTGGCCACGACGGTCCGGCAGGGCACCGGCAGCGGCGGCGGCAGCGGGCGGCGCACCCAGGAGACCAACCGGTTCTGGCGGGTCGACGACCGCTGGCACAGCACCTACTGGATCTCCCGCTGGCCGCAGCTGGGCCGCCCCGGCGGCGCCCCCGGCCGGATCGCCGTCCCCGATCTGGTGAACCTGGTCACCGGCGCGCCCGCACTGGCCAGCACCTTCAGCCTGACCGCCGGTCACGGCACCGGCGGCTCGGTCACCCTCAGCGGCCACGTCCGGGTCACCGAACGCAGCGAGAGCGAGGCCGTCGAACTCGGCCGGCAGCTGGAGGCCCGGGCCCAGAGCGCCGGGCTCGGCCTGGTCCGGCTCGACCTGGAGCAGGCACCCGGCGTGCTCGCCACCCTGCCGCTGGGAGGTGCTTCCTGATGGCGCAGCAGTTCTATCCCGCCCCCGCGCCGAGGGCCGGCGCGGAGCCGGCGCCCCGGACCGGGCGCCGGCTGCTGCCGGGCTTCGGGCTGCGCGGCCCGCGCCGGGAGAAGCACGTGCTCACCCTCGCCGAGCTCGACGCACTGTCCTTCCCGGTCGGCGACGACGGCGTGCTGATCGGCGAGGACGTGCACCGCTCCCGGCCCGCCGTACTCGGCCTGTTCCGGCCCAGCTCCTACGACCTGGTGCTGGTCGGCGGCCTCTGGACGGCGCAGGTCATCGCGCTGCGGGCGGCCGCCACCGGCGCGCGGATCGCCGTCGAGACGGCCCGCGGCCAGCTCTGGGGGCCGATGGCGCAGGCCGCGGGCGGCGGGCAGCCGTGCGTGACGGTCCACCAGCCCGGCCGGCTCGGCCCGCAGGGCGCCTCGGTCACCTCGCCGGTGCTCGTGGTGCGCGACCTCGGCGCCCGCCCGCCGCGCAGCCGGCTCTCCGCCACGCCCTGGCAGACGATCCTGACGGTGGTGCCGCACCTGGGGCCGAACGCCTCCCGGGTGCTCAACGCGGCCGATCTGGTCGGGGTGCAGCGGGTGATGCCGGAGGAGGCCGAGCTGATCGGCCGGGTGCTCTCGCTCGGACCGGCCGAGACCGCCGCCCTGCCGTCGCTCCCGGACGACCTGACGCTGTGGACGACCCGGATGAGCCGTCAGTACGTCCGCGTGGTCACCGGGCCGGCGGAACGGCAGGTCCTGGGCGGCCCGCGTCGCCTCGACTGATCCGCGCGGACCCGGTCGGAGCCTGTGTACGGCCCGTGTGCGGCCCGGTCGGAGATGAGACACCGCCTTCAGCCGGGGGTGGCTCACGGCCTAGGCTGTGGGACGGCAACGGCACCGCGAACTTGCGGCGGCGAACACGAGGGAGCCCTAGGTGAGCAGCGATCGGGACGGCGTCTACGTCGGCGACAACGCGGCGGAGGACGACGACGACTGGTCCGACGCGCCCGATTACACTCCCCCGTCCTGGTACGTGCAGACGGACACCGCGGGCGCTCCGGCGGCCGCGCCGGGCGCCGGGGTGACGCCGGGTCCGGGCGGTGCGGCCGCTCCGGCGGCCGCGCCGGTCCCTGCGGCCGCGCCCGCGGCCGTACCCGTGCCCGCTCCTGCGCCTTCGCCCGCGCCCGTCGGCGTGCCCGCACCGGAGGCCGTGGCGCCGCCGGTCGCGGCCCAGCCGCCGGTGCAGCAGCTCGCGCCGTCGCAGCCGCAGCCTCCGGTGCAGCCTTCGACGTACCCGCAGCCGCAGCCGCAGCCGCAGCCGCAGCCGCAGCCGCAGCCGGGCGAGGCTGCCGCACCGGTGGCGGCTCAGGTGCCGGCACCGGTCGAGGGTGTCCCCGCCGAGCCCTTCGCGGTGCCGCCGACCGCCCCGGCCGCGCCGGCTCCGGCGCCTGTCCCGGCTCCGGCTCCGGCCCCCATGCCCGGTTGGCCGCCGGCCGACCCGTCCACCCCGCTGTCCGGCCCCGCCCAGCCGCCGGCCGCCCCGGCACCCCAG comes from Streptomyces sp. TLI_053 and encodes:
- the eccE gene encoding type VII secretion protein EccE, producing MPNQTAPGRRSTSRASGARRSARRDGTDTAGSPAPGRADGPRGPVTVRVHPRPGLLGSRLRLQQLVLVEVAVALVAVGWTISRPVAAGFGAVALALVALALVPLRGRTLPEALRVRAALKARRKRARAHLPPPGTDPALAPALELEPALRTCTHATEADLGGRPVRRETGMVGDGTFLSAVLLVQAKDLPLRPDRTARPLPLDVVCSALRVDDIALESVQLVQHTQPAPAPHLPEQSLAARAYRELADGTATPALRLTWVALKLDPERAATAVRARGGGEAGARKALQRVTDQLAGRLNSAGFDVTVLDERELIAALAISTCVNPLATTVRQGTGSGGGSGRRTQETNRFWRVDDRWHSTYWISRWPQLGRPGGAPGRIAVPDLVNLVTGAPALASTFSLTAGHGTGGSVTLSGHVRVTERSESEAVELGRQLEARAQSAGLGLVRLDLEQAPGVLATLPLGGAS